The following DNA comes from Spirulina major PCC 6313.
GCATCTCTACCTCAACGACGCGAAACTCCATACCCTTGTGGCCCAGCGTCTCTATCCCCTCTTGGTTGACAATGACATCAGTGAAGACCGTGTCCTTGAAGTGTTACGGCAAATTCCGGTCAAAGTTGGCGGGGGTAAGCGAGAACTACCGCTCCTCGAACTGTTGCCGATGCATTGTCAAGTTGACTTGATGGATGTCTTAGAAGAACTCCAGCATCAGCTCTAGGTCAGAGGATAAACATCAGGGCCGGAGGTCTGGCCAATCGGAGTGAGCCACACAAAACCCCACATCGGGAAAGGGAATTATGAGCGATCGCATCTTAGCTGAACTCTCCAAGGATGAACTGATTCAAGAAGTCGAGCGTCTGCAACAGGAATCCGAACACCTGCAAAAAGTTAAACTCGCCTTTGATGCTCAAGACCAACTGGTGCGATCGCTCGTCTCCATGGGACGCGCCGCCACCGGCCGCCTCATGTTGCGCTCCATGCTGCTCCAAACCATTAAAGTCTCCGTCAAGCTCACCTTCGCCGAAGAAAGTAGCCTCTTTCTCCTCGACACCAACGGCGCTGTCACCGAAAGCATCCTCGCCAGAGGAGCCACCATTCGAGAACAACGGGACGACCTGATCGGCAAAGTCCTCGATCAAGGACTCGCCGGCTGGGTTGTCCAACATCGCCAAACTGGCCGCATCGACGACACCCGCACCGATGACCGCTGGATGACCCTACCCAACCAGCCCTACACCGTCGGCTCCGCCCTTTGTGTCCCCATCCTGCGCGGTAAAGTGCTCCTCGGCCTGCTCACCCTCACCCACCCCAAACCCCGCCACTTCACCCCCCAACTGGCGGAACTGATGGAGATGTGCGCCACTCAGATGGCCCTCGCCCTCGATAATGCTC
Coding sequences within:
- a CDS encoding DUF3181 family protein, with the translated sequence MANPNPTEAIEAIASAIGSVVYIDVAKWHLYLNDAKLHTLVAQRLYPLLVDNDISEDRVLEVLRQIPVKVGGGKRELPLLELLPMHCQVDLMDVLEELQHQL
- a CDS encoding GAF domain-containing protein, translated to MSDRILAELSKDELIQEVERLQQESEHLQKVKLAFDAQDQLVRSLVSMGRAATGRLMLRSMLLQTIKVSVKLTFAEESSLFLLDTNGAVTESILARGATIREQRDDLIGKVLDQGLAGWVVQHRQTGRIDDTRTDDRWMTLPNQPYTVGSALCVPILRGKVLLGLLTLTHPKPRHFTPQLAELMEMCATQMALALDNARLYMLEHQKQEATKQEANTNPDENTTDLSQVGIFIISDTGKFLYANPRVAQIFGYEFGELVILESILKLVSTTHYREVAEQMQQCFQGFNPILSCQFQGQRKDRRVVGVDVYGTRTKFYGKYVIIGVLSLT